The Populus alba chromosome 6, ASM523922v2, whole genome shotgun sequence genome contains a region encoding:
- the LOC118032477 gene encoding AAA-ATPase At5g57480 codes for MKEYWGSLASILGVLAFCQSLLHVLFPPELRFATLKLFNRVFNMFSSYCYFDITEIDGVNTNELYNAVQLYLSSCVSISGSRLSLTRALNSSAITFGLTNNDTIFDTFNGVTVLWEHIVTQRQAQTFSWRPLPDEKRGFTLRIKKKDKTLILDSYLDYIMEKASEMRRKNEDRLLYTNSRGGSLDSRGHPWESVPFKHPSTFETLAMDPVKKAEIIEDLTDFANGQSFYQKTGRAWKRGYLLYGPPGTGKSSMIAAMANYLGYDIYDLELTEVHHNSELRKLLMKTSSKSIIVIEDIDCSIDLSNRKKGGPNNSSSIGRSYCDPEMRSGSGVSTGDEGGNSITLSGLLNFTDGLWSCCGSERIFVFTTNHIDKLDPALLRSGRMDMHVFMSYCSFPALRILLKNYLGNAESDLDEGVLKELEEVIDKAEMTPADISELLIKNRRNKDRAVIELLEALKNKAEMKLKSGECVREKNLNDVEREEEEEQEKRALESPKEGCDYEDGIKKEEEDEEKKIK; via the coding sequence TCCGGTTTGCAACTCTGAAACTCTTCAACCGGGTCTTTAACATGTTCAGTTCTTATTGCTACTTTGATATAACAGAAATTGATGGAGTCAACACCAACGAGCTCTACAACGCAGTCCAACTCTATCTAAGCTCCTGTGTCTCCATCTCTGGCAGCCGTTTGAGCCTCACTCGTGCTCTGAATTCAAGTGCCATAACTTTTGGCCTAACAAACAATGACACTATCTTTGACACCTTCAATGGTGTTACTGTCCTTTGGGAACATATTGTGACTCAAAGACAAGCACAGACATTTTCCTGGCGTCCATTGCCTGACGAGAAGAGAGGTTTCACTCTACGTATCAAGAAAAAGGACAAGACTTTGATTCTTGATTCTTATCTTGATTACATTATGGAGAAAGCCAGTGAAATGAGGAGGAAAAACGAGGACAGGCTTCTGTACACTAATTCAAGAGGTGGGTCTTTGGATTCAAGAGGGCATCCTTGGGAGTCAGTGCCATTTAAGCACCCAAGTACTTTTGAAACTCTGGCTATGGACCCTGTCAAGAAAGCTGAGATCATTGAAGATTTGACAGATTTTGCAAATGGTCAATCTTTTTATCAAAAGACAGGTAGAGCTTGGAAGAGAGGTTATTTGCTTTATGGACCTCCTGGTACTGGTAAATCTAGCATGATTGCTGCCATGGCTAATTATCTTGGTTATGATATTTACGATCTTGAATTGACTGAGGTACACCATAACTCTGAACTTAGAAAACTTTTGATGAAAACAAGCTCAAAATCTATCATTGTTATTGAGGACATTGATTGTTCTATTGATTTGAGTAATAGGAAGAAGGGTGGTCCTAATAATAGTAGTTCTATTGGGAGGAGTTACTGTGACCCAGAAATGCGATCCGGGTCTGGTGTTAGCACTGGTGATGAAGGAGGGAACTCAATAACTTTATCTGGGTTATTGAATTTTACTGACGGGTTGTGGTCATGTTGTGGAAGCGAGCGGATTTTCGTGTTCACAACAAACCACATTGACAAACTTGATCCTGCATTGTTAAGGAGTGGTAGAATGGACATGCATGTTTTCATGAGCTACTGTTCATTTCCTGCGTTGAGGATCTTGTTGAAGAATTACTTGGGCAATGCAGAAAGTGATTTGGATGAGGGGGTTTTGAAGGAATTGGAAGAGGTTATTGACAAGGCAGAGATGACTCCTGCTGATATAAGTGAGTTATTGATCAAGAACAGGAGAAATAAGGACAGGGCAGTGATTGAATTGTTGGAGGCATTGAAGAATAAGGcagagatgaaattgaagagtGGCGAATGTGTTAGAGAGAAGAACTTGAATGATgtggagagagaggaagaggaagagcaaGAGAAGAGAGCTTTGGAGAGTCCTAAAGAAGGTTGTGACTATGAGGACGGCATcaagaaagaagaggaggatgAAGAGAAGAAGATTAAATGA